TTCACAACACTCCATGCTTGCTACGATGAGTGGAGGAGATTCAAGCACTGCTGATTGAGGTTAACCTTGAGCAAAATTGCCATTTAGCAGAGAGAGAGCTATGTGTTTTCATCATTACATTATTGGCAGGGCTAACTAATTGGATCTCTTTGTCTGCCAATGTGGCCGTCGATCTCCTGGTGGGGCCGCCGGAATTGGACATCGGTGCCTTTTGCGCTCTCCGGTGATACAAACAATACATACAACAACCAATCTAATTATTGCTGCATTTAGTGGCTCCAAGCCTTTGGAAGCTGCTTCAATGCTCTAACAAAAAATCATTGCTAACAAAGAAATATTTCtgtatatcatcatcatcatctcaatTTTAGGCTGAGATCACCTTTCATTAGGATCTTATCCTTTTCCAAATTGTATTGCCATTTTGGTGTTTTGAGGGATATATACTATGTAAGTAAAATTTTGTTGCCTTCGATTTATGAATGGAAACAGTGGTAAACCAGAAAGAAAGTTCTTTGTACATTTGCTCTCTTTTTGTTTCACAAAATAAATTGGAATTTTGTGAAAAGCAAACAACAGTTACTTGAAATCAAAAGGGTAATATTACCTACTAATATAAAGTGTTATTGGTGCACATAGGTTAATTGTTTGTGGTTGAGAACAAGAGCTAGTTCCTTTTATCTTTTGCGGTTCCAATTATTTGAATCATGTTTGGATTGAAGTATGGAATGACATTAACGTTTTGATTAGCAAGGAATGAAGCAGAAGATAGTGAGTGGTGACAGTGCACTCCAATTTTAATTATGAACCATGCAATTTTGAACAAAAAGGAATATGTTTTATGTTATTGGAAACAGGAATATGTGACACTCACGTGGAATGTagttataattggttatttcttTCATTACACTCTAGTTACTGTTTCTTAGATGAGAACTGAAGATTAAGGTTTATGCAttcaaataacatttttaatcAATGATATCAATTTTCCAACAGAAATATCTTTTTACTAATAATTGTGCTAGAAAGTATTTTAAAACATGATATGCTCATTGGAGAATATAGCATCTAATCCAATCTTCTAATCATAAAGCGGTTTCATGCCAAaagcatttattattattgtttggagaagaaacaaaacaaaatcataTCAATGAAACCTCCTTACAAAACTATATAAAGCAAAAACCACATGGTAATGGACACCATGAGCGCATATGTAGACCctagagagagaaaaaattaataaaaatgaatGATTGATTTTTGGATTCATGTTATTAGCCTTCTACTATAATCTAATAATTGGGCTTTAATATGTTCACAATCAATAGTTAAGATTTTCTTTTTACATCAAAATCGGTAATAGctgttatatttaaattttatttttaaaataaaaatagaaaaattacaaagttttaaaaaataatttgtttttatatctaagaaatacaatatatatttttttatctctatcttttagaaataatatttaaatgtaGCCTAATCAGACTAATTTTTTTGGCGGATATACATTTTACATTCATATCactaaaactcaaaaatattattaaaaattattgaagttATAgcacttgaaagttgaaacaatTTGAATGGGATTATTCGCGCATGTGTTTACGTGTGTCAAATTTTCCTTTTATGATTAGAGAAACGATAGGAGGTATTATTAGTAAGATTTAAGTATTTTGTaggtatatatttataaaataataatattttttatttttaatatattggatgaaattttaataatttttttatgataatttaaaatatttataactcaCATGCAAGATTTTTATTATTAACCAATTTTTTAActatcatttttatattttaaaatgaaatatataattaaaactcaCCTTTATAAAAATTATGAGACATACCTATTAAGAATCCCTAACCTATTATGATTAGGCCAATCGGGCTAGTAGAGAGTGTTACCCACCTATGAATATCGGTGCAGAGAACCAAAGCTAAAAGGTGCATTAAGCCTATGTTtcgttggaaaaaaaaaagaaataaagaaaaagaaaataaaaaaattgaataaatttttattttttttaaatgtatttaaaaaaaaaataaaaaaatattatacaaaaataattttatttttatattataaaatatattaaaaaaataaaagaataatattagaaataaaaaaaaagaattaatttttttatttttttaaatattaaaaaaataataaattttactaatttttttaatttttttaaccaaataataataacaaaaaaatttgtctACTTTTTTCTTCCAACAAACACAGCCTAACCGACGGAGGAAAGAACAAAAAGCATGACTTTGGATTAACTTCATAGAGAGAtttgttttgaataaaaaattacacGCACCCGACAAAGAAACATGTAACAATTTGTCCTAGCTTTCTATGTGATACACATCATGATTGTAGTTACTTCATTTTTTAATTGCcactttaatattaaaaaatgacTACCACTTTAATGAAAGGCTTTGGGATTGATTATGAATctctaattatatattattcttatGATCTATCTCCATCAAGTGTCTTTTGATGtttgtttgataaaaatatatgaattgaAGTTACCATCATGCTAGGACAAAACAAAACAGCGATgtgtaataaaaagaaaaagtaataataagaccaatttttatataattagccAGTGAAAAACCAGTCAAAATTACAACATATGACTAAAGAGTTAGTCTATATTCCAAAGGAATGCGAATTCAACTATAGTCAATTAGGgtttaagatttttaattttaactataagttgttacaaaaataaaaataattattttttatgcataTTATAAATAATGAGAATGGATATGATTAATGTCATGCAGAAGAATTTATACTGCATATTAAAGTTTAAActcttaaaaaattatcaaatcatgCGAGGTCattacaataaaatttaataaaaaaattattaattacataaaaatatttttatataaaaataatatttaagatATTGGACTCATCCTTAAACGCTCCTTGCTAAGTATAGAGTGCTGCACACCTTGTTAATTTGTTAAATCTGAATtcttcatttattatattttatttgaatagtctgaatttaaaataaaacctgttaatcaggttaaccattttttttataaattttagatttcttttgtaaATTTCAGATATTAGGTTGAagtccaaaataaaataatagtatataaatattaaaaacaatatatttgtataaaaaaaagttactggactttagaattaaaataaatgatacataaaaaataagttaaaaatttatgtactaaatccaaaaaaaagatatcttagaatttaaaaaaaaatattattaaatatatattatgtatataataataaaatttaaataaattttgttttgtgtgaaacaaaattataatattaaatataaacacaatgataaaaaaatttgtattatataaatttaattaatatatatataattttattttgtgtgaaacaaaattaaaacattaaatatgaataaaatgataaaaaattttgtattatataaatttaatttaaaaaaacatatatacaatgtaaaaagcaaacatataataattttattttgtgtgaaacaaaaattcatataaaaaatatttatataatttgaaataattatattattttagttaatatatattattttaaaaaatctttaaaatttattattttgtattaagaatattattaaaaatatattattagtttttcttaaaataacattttcttttctttgttcaaaTACTTATACAACAAAAATTTTTTACCTAACtgctaattatttattaggctcatttttatgcaaataatttttttaattttatatctataatattttatactaattaatttcaaagtttaattattgtttaaataaattaataaaaagtaatacaaataattatttaaatataattatattttaatttttcattctattacgtACCGTTGagaataatttgaaataaaagataataaatttattgtaaCTGCCATATATTTTGTACTTTGATTGCATCATAGAATCATGGTGCCCTTCATGGAGACCGAGTTTTTCTACCGAATCGGTTTTACGTTTGAAATTTAGCCAACTAGCAACGGTGACCGACAAACACCGAGTTTTTGGACTTTAAAAGTCATTCATTACAGAAGTGAAAGATATTGGTTCAAGAGCGTCAAAATCTGTAATTAGCCAAAACGATATTGAAAACACCGCCAACAAACAAAACAGTGAAGATACTTGAAGACATCATATCTACAATAATAGAGTAACGGAGAAATTCAATCAAGTTTTTTTTGAATACTTTTGTGGTGTAAAGATCGTCCTGTGATAAATGtgagaattattttttttgtcagtCCCAATTTATTTGTTCAACCCAcgataaacaaaaatataataacaataataaataaatttaatttagttaataaCTTTTAATAGTAAGTTAACTTGTAAAGAATGCTGCACTCTCTACTTTACATGGAATGCACTAGCTTTCATCAAGATAttgatatatattaaattaaataatttagttaatttattaatttattttgataatttttagttattttctctcaataaaatttttttttatgtaagtACTCGGCTTTATAATTGAAAGAGTATATTTAAAGTGAGACATGTTAGGGTATCTCCAACTTCCATCAATTTTTTTTACATGTCAGTATTCACAGTTCACACGGTGGCGGTTACAACTTACAAGGCACGCCATTTACTGCTCCAGATAAATGGATTTTTAAAACTCTCTGGGTTAGAAAAGAAGAGTAAAAATTTGCCTTTGAAATTTTAAAAGCTCTTAAAACGTgaagaaagaaattttttttttcttttattggtttttattttattttaagctaAATCAAGTAGTATTTTAATATTGGGTCATCAAAATttaaaacacattttttttttggCGTGGCAAACCCCATTTTaagttgaaattaatttttttatttcaaattgtaGTGGGTTAAAATTTAAAACTGTAGCGACAgtaataaatcaaaggaaaaaaattataattttatgatttttttatttaaatttttttggattaagaattttttttgtttcattatttttgttttgggctattttattttaaaattgatattgaactattataataaaatcataaaaaatataaaaaaaactaataaaataagaatatccTTTTACAGTTAATTTCAAAAGactaaaatatcatttaaaattaagatgatttaatttgaattaaaattatgatttaattttaaagaagtaacatatatttttagttaatttttaaaatatacaaatgtccttttaaaattaaagttgtttgattattttaaatattataaatttatatttgaatttaaaataataaaattaccaCTTTTTgaggattaattttaaaatatatatttaaagattTATTAAAAAGACAAAGAAACCCTTTTAATATTAATGTGTTTAAAagacatttaaaataataatattaattttttgtctTATTTCAAATCGTtagtttcatttttatttattttttgtccatTTTAAAATCATTAATCACGATTTTTTGTGACATTAACAACTTCTCATATTAATGCATTACATTAAATTAGTATGATATTAATGTATTACACTCCtttgtttataatatttaaaaaaatagcccCACACATATATGTGTcttgttttttaaataaatattttttttatcacaaaaCTATGTTTCTGTTTTTGTGTTATATTGTATTGTAAATGTTGTTATTGTTTTAAAGTTGTTGGTTGTTGAAAATGTATttaaaatcaatattttttattatttgtagtAATTTAAGAATAGATATTATAATAAACAATTCTATTATTTGTGGCTATCATAGGTAATAGAGTATTACtgtattaattataaatatcaattctcaactaatatttatatgtttgttttattatttatttatttttattctatttattttatgttttgtaaatcggttttcttttttatatttttttaatcataaaattagattatataccaattgaaaaaagaatacttagaatatttttaatagagtatttttaaaatattatttttaatatttttaaaaaataaattgatttaaaattaaaatttgtattagaGTTGATTTATAAAATGAGACCGATATAATCTTAGAAATAAGGTATCATCTTGATAGAAAATCAATAAAATTGTATCActtgtataattatattaataaaataattaaaaataatataaaattctaattgaACTAATATTAAGTATTAGAAAAAcgaatttcatttttaattttaaatcactatttataatatataatcctacaaatatttttataacattgaaaataaaataaaattagaactaatattaaAGTCTGGAGATGTtctcataattaattataaacatTCAACAATATATACCACCAAGTACAAATAATTAAGTTGCAATATTTAAATAATGTTACGTCAAAATATTTAAAGTACTGTTAATCGTCTAAAATATCAtgtaaataactaatttattaaattaaatttagattataaaatttaattgataacttgattttaattataatatattttttttataattgtcttttattaaaatatattttaaaacttaTCATTAATATATCTGTAGTTTTACGAAAAAAATGCATTAATGATTTAATAGTCCTATCAATATGCGTGTACTATTGAACCAAATTAATATAAGATTAAAATGAGTTTTTAcggtattttctttttaaaatttgatggagtttcgaTTCTCCAAACAATAAGATAGTATTCTAACACAGTAAAGGATTCGATGATCTTAAAATGTTTGGACTATTAAATGattctataataaaatatattttttaaatttttaataattgttaaataattttatctaattttagttacaaattatttttttatatattatttaattataaaatttattttttattttataaattattattttattatttatctgttatgtttattaataatagaaaacaaaaacaataatgaattagatcttccattgatcatAATAATTTTTTGACAATTCTAAtagattaaaattttatctttgatcTGTTACATTTGTATAATATTGTGAAATCGTGTTTTttagaaaatcaatcgattggattaacaAAATAATTGATTCAATTTCAGGTTTCCATAACTTAATTGGTTGGAATTCAGGTtaccacaaaacaatcgattaaaAGTTGCAAGGCAGTATGGAGtttttcttattcaatcgatTTTAACTTTTACacaatcgattgaacgatgactaTAATGTgggttttttataattcaatcgattgttcatATTACCCAATCGAATGAAGGCTTCAAAGTAATATaaggtctcacaattcaatcgattggttgtattatccaatcgattgaattgtgcacTATGTTATATGTTACGCCGTTCTCAATTTTCCTATCGTGTTTatagattattattttattaatcatctatcttatctttaaaattctatcttccatttttaagtttttattttgatttagatactctaatcttatcttttctttaatattaagattataaattggtgaataatctaTCATCAATTACTCAATCCCACAATTGGAATCGTGTATCAATCTCTTTGATtatcaaaattttcattgtttttctttcgGATATCCATCTCCTTAATATccaatttttcttcattttttatccatctatttaatatccaatattttttcattattaattgATAATCACAGTTGCAACAATCAGCAAAGGTCCAATCAATTTTTTCATTGTAGTGTTCAGAAAATAATCCACTGTTTTGATTACAAATCGAAGTCAGTGAATAGAATCTCCAATTTCGCAATTCTTTATTCGTGAAATTGATtgtgtaatgaaaaaatatttttttaatcttttaataatTCAGAgacattgaaaaataataaaaagtaaataaattttattattttttattattaattagctagCAATATTGGaagctatttatttttttttaatgttataaGACGTAgtgtactaatttttttattggacATTTTTAAGATGTTAGATATATTTATGGATACTGAAATAGACGAGCAATACCAGGAGGACGATGACATTATCTAACAAGAAGAGCTTGTTTATCACCAAGATATGATGGATGAACAGAATGAATTCAAACAAGATTTCGGAGATGAATGTACTAAGGGAGCGTATTTTTCTGAATTTGATCTGTCAGAAGATACCCTTAAAGCTGCTTATACGGTTGACTTCGTGCAAGACATTATAATTTTGAATTTCAGTAAAAATTATGCAGAGAAAATTGGTAAATATCACTTTTTTACTTTGCAGCTTGCAATTGATTTTTATCTGAAGTACTCAAAGTCAAAGGAATTTAGTGCAAGGAAGAGTAAGACTTTCAAGAATAGTATTGGTGAGGTTTACAAACAAAAGTTTGTATGCCATAGGCAAGAATTCAGGGAGGAGAAGTATTACACGAtagaaaaaaggaagaaggagcCTATATTGAAACAAGAACTGGGTGTGAAGCTCGAATGGATGTTAAATTTGTAACTAAAACTGGAAGATGGCATATCTTTTATTTCTCTGACGAATACAACCATGATCTATTGGATACACAATTCAGTGCTATGTTGCCTGCCCATAGAAAAATGTCAGAGACAGATATTATGCAAATGATGAACATGCTAAAGTCCGGGATTAGAATTTCACAGATATTGGGTCTTCTAGTTAGTCAAGCAGGCGGGTATAAATTTGTTGGCTATGGTCCCAGAGATATGTATGATGAGATTGCTCGGCAAAGGCGTCAAGTTCCTGGTGATACAGTATGAGTGTTGAAGAAGTTGGAGGATATGCAGTTGAAGGATCCACAATTATATTTCAAGGCATGTCATGATTCAAGAGGTTTGTTACGTAACTTGTTCTGATCTGATGAGATTAGCCAACTAGACTACTCACTCTTCGGGGATGTTATTGCTTTTGATGCTACgtaaaagaagaacaaatataTTTGTCCATTAGTCATATTCAGCGGGGTTAACCACCACAATCAAACAATTGTTTTTGCTGCTGCGTTAATTGTAGACAAAACTACTGATACATATATTTGGCTCCTGCCTCAACTCATATTTACAATGAAGGGTAAGACCCCAACCTCAATAATAAGTGATGGAGACATGGCGATTAGGAATGTAGTAAGAGATGTATTTTCCAAAGTCAGGTATAGCAATGTTGAAAATCCATCGCTTACATCTAAATTCAGGAAAATCATGTTGGGAAACTATGAGATTCCCGTGTTTAAGCGTAAGTGGATTCAGCTTGTTGAAGAATTTGGCCTTGAAGATAAACCGTGGGTGAACAACATGTATGAAGAGAAGCATATGTGGGCTACTGCATATATAATAAGTAAGTTTTTTGCTGGTTTTAAAACTACCTCAAGATATGAAGGTTTACACTCAGTTGTGGCAAGGTATGTGGGGTCCCGATATAATTTGACAAATTTTGTAGAGCATTTTCAAAGGTGTGTTGCACACTTGCGCTCTAAAGAATTTAATGCTGATTATGAATCTACACGTGGGGTACCCGTCATGCAGACTTGTATAGAGCTGCTAGAGAGATTTGCTGCTGAGGTATACACtcatgaaatatttttattatttcggCCATTTCTTTCTAGAGCTGGATCAATGCGGGTGTTAAATATAGAGAATAACGATGATTGCTCAAAGTACATTGTGTGTAAGCATGGGAGGTCCGATTTTCTGTGGACCGTTGAATTTCGTCAAGAAGAAATGATCTTCATGTGTTCTTGTTTAAGAATGGAGTTATTTGAAATTCCTTGCAAACATATTGTTAAAGTTCTGGTTGACAAAGATAATTGTGAGATTCTCCAGTCATTAGTGTTGGATAGATGGACAAAAAAGGTGAAATCATTACTCAATGATGCAAGTGGGTTCACCAGGAATGTTGTTGTTATTAATCGTCAAAGTGCCTTGATagaattttttaaacaattgacTGTTGTTGCTACTAAAGTCCCAGAGAGATTTGAAGAGACACGAGACATTATTATGGGGTTGTACTCATCTTACAAGGCTGCAGATGAAGGCACTAAGCAACCTCAGTCATGTGTAGCTAAAAGTAGCAATCCATATGTGCATCAAACTAATATAGGCTCAGGACATCCATCTAAGAAGAAGCGGCAACGTTGTAGTGTTTGTCAAATGGAAGGACATAAAAAGACAATATGTCCTTGGCAAAAGGACATTGACAACAACGTCATGGGAGATGAACCTAATGGTTCAGATGATGGTGAAAGACCTCTTATCCAACTCAATAAGATCATCTTCATCATCCGATATAGCACTATGAATATCAATATCCAAACTCTTAGCCTTCAATCTATTTAGGAATGGACGTGTCTTTTGTGAAGAAAGTTTGGTTGAAGTTTTGAAATCATTGTTCAAATTCAGTTGTATCATCTTGTCTCAATACGGCTTACAGATTcaagtattttatcaattttttagtcCTGAGCCATGTTTACAACTCTCATTAACTACAAAAATTTTAGGTAAAATAACTccataaatgtaaaaatataaaaagagtgatgatttttctgatgAGATTGTCAATGAAAAAAGACAAAGATTTCTCTAATCACAACTAATAGCGAAAAAatgtttataatatataaaatgtatTACATAATATAATTTGCATTACTATTtgccaatttaaattacttgcatgCTAAGGAGGACCTCTTCCACTTTAATAGACAATTTTTCACTTTTGTCTAGATCATTGTTTTGAATAATATCATCTTTGATAATTAGGTCATCCTgtataaagaaaatataaaatattaaattactcataataaaatctaataaaaaataaaaacccaTTAAGTCTTACCTTGGCATTGGGAACGATAGTTCCAATTTGATCAACTAGATCAATTGTGATAAGATTACAGTCTGTAGCCAGTAAGATATTCTGTGTATTACATGCATCATTGGGCTTAAAATCTTCGTTAGGAGGAATATTCATGATTGTTATCAATTGAAGAATATTATATGAGTAAAATTGGTTGAAtggcaaatatttaaaataatttgtcaaagtataaaaaattagtcGAAGTGAGCACATATATATACACCTAATAAAGATAGTTAAGTTTTAAttctatctttttttatatttttaaactaaGTGATCCTAAAAATAAtcatgttatcttatcttttagttaaaatcaaatacaaattaaatttgatattgatttttatgttaaaatttaacAAAGTGAGTTTTAAATTCATATGATTATcttatctataattatttttaagtcgATAAATACTCAAgtaaaaatgatgatgatgatgatgatggacgGATCACTAATGGAAAACATGAGGAATCTAGTTGAATAGCACTACATGTGTTCAAGCattaaccaatcgattgaatcaATAATTGAGAATACTTCAATCGATTTCattaacaaaacaatcgattgaattagtaATTGAGGATACTTCAATCGATTTCattaacaaaacaatcgattaaATGCATACACAAGAGGATTGCAAGCATTCTTCAATCGATTGGACcactaattcaatcgattgaatgcatATCAAGTGATTTTAAGAACACCTGAAACAATTTCAAGCCCCTGAAACAGTTTTTCTTCATTCTTTGACACATTTCCTTCATGGTCCAGGCCAACCCCTTGGGTTTGTGATGCCTATATTAGTGTATAGAAGATCAATTGCTTCTCTTTGACGATTGATAGCTTTAATTTGCCTGTCTTGACCCTGCCTTATCTCAGTAAATTGTCCTTCAATGTATAATCTTATGCTTCGCAATTCATCCATCAGATTTTCACATTGTTGGCGAAGGAGGCGGTGGTGGTAGGGATTCTTGGGATTGTGCTTGCACCTCAGGGTCTTGTGGTTATCCTTGGATCTGAGGTTCTTGGGCATTTGGATCTCTTCCTATCTGTCTTAGAGTGTTGTCATCAATCTTGGCTACATTATTCAAGACGATACTTTTCTCTTCACTCAAGTCAATTCCAAGCCATTTGAAAATCTTGGTCCATTGACAAGCATATCCTAAGGTCAGTTTATCTCCTTTCCAGTCACCATAGCCCAAAGCACTAGAATATCTTCGTTAAACAAGATTCCATAATTATGTTTTCTTGGAATCAACATGTATGAAAATAAATACATCAATATACGTTGCTCATTACCCAAATCACTGCAACTTATATTACCTCTAGCATTCATATGTGAATTCTCATACTGCAGACTCTGCAAACCAACCAATCTATTATATTCACCCCATTCCTCATCTACCGTAATACCTCCAGTAAATTTTGCCTATGATAAACTAAATTCTATTGTTCAGCTACTTGTTCCAAAGTAACTCTATAATGTCGTGAtcctaaatcaaactcaataagCGACATTACTTCCTCATCCTCTTCGTCACTTTCAGGAACAACATAGTTTAAAGTACTATAAACAGCTCTAACCAAGTGGAGATAATAATCATCCTTAGTTTGTACAAAATCAGTCAAGTGCTGTGTTTGGAAAGCATTCTAGACCATAGTATAATGTCTATCATGAATTAAATCGGCTGTTATGTACTTGGGAGGAATAATTGCCCTTGACTCGAACTTCTCCACATAGTTGTTTAATACCCTCGGAGACGGCAGCCACCTTGCCATGTAATGGGATGAAGCAACTTGTCTGGCGGATGCAGAGCTTTCACCTCAATCCTAACTCTTTTGGCGTTTTTAGTTTTGGCCATTTTGGGGATATTGGTTCGGTGGATTTT
This region of Arachis hypogaea cultivar Tifrunner chromosome 8, arahy.Tifrunner.gnm2.J5K5, whole genome shotgun sequence genomic DNA includes:
- the LOC112704939 gene encoding protein FAR1-RELATED SEQUENCE 5-like — translated: MKGKTPTSIISDGDMAIRNVVRDVFSKVRYSNVENPSLTSKFRKIMLGNYEIPVFKRKWIQLVEEFGLEDKPWVNNMYEEKHMWATAYIISKFFAGFKTTSRYEGLHSVVARYVGSRYNLTNFVEHFQRCVAHLRSKEFNADYESTRGVPVMQTCIELLERFAAEVYTHEIFLLFRPFLSRAGSMRVLNIENNDDCSKYIVCKHGRSDFLWTVEFRQEEMIFMCSCLRMELFEIPCKHIVKVLVDKDNCEILQSLVLDRWTKKVKSLLNDASGFTRNVVVINRQSALIEFFKQLTVVATKVPERFEETRDIIMGLYSSYKAADEGTKQPQSCVAKSSNPYVHQTNIGSGHPSKKKRQRCSVCQMEGHKKTICPWQKDIDNNVMGDEPNGSDDGERPLIQLNKIIFIIRYSTMNINIQTLSLQSI